The following are encoded in a window of Halosolutus halophilus genomic DNA:
- a CDS encoding histidine kinase N-terminal 7TM domain-containing protein has translation MGSVHWLSWVLAGGAIVAAFTLYPYIATAIGYRGSDNGLAYILLVMGVALWNAMFAAQLLDPHALVKGFFLSLSLVGASLAGLGWFLFAGTASSTRSVPRRRLAYGLAAIGVGINISLVITNPTHELYWVLPVEQSTSTVFVEIAPNLLYWLHTLQLVVLFSAGTALFFEAWRTGVASRYSRLYTIAGTGTVLAIVGSNTLIHGGLSIAPLSAASLTTVGWIQANRGHPLDKYRSYLPS, from the coding sequence ATGGGATCGGTTCACTGGCTGTCGTGGGTCCTCGCTGGCGGAGCCATCGTCGCTGCGTTCACACTCTATCCCTATATCGCCACAGCCATCGGCTATCGAGGGAGCGACAACGGGCTGGCATACATCCTTCTCGTGATGGGCGTTGCCCTCTGGAACGCCATGTTCGCCGCGCAACTCCTCGATCCGCACGCGCTCGTGAAGGGGTTCTTTCTCTCCCTGAGCCTCGTCGGGGCCTCCCTGGCGGGCCTCGGCTGGTTCCTGTTCGCGGGAACTGCCAGCAGCACGAGATCCGTCCCGAGACGTCGGTTGGCCTACGGGCTCGCCGCGATCGGTGTGGGAATCAACATTTCGCTGGTGATTACCAATCCAACGCACGAACTCTACTGGGTGCTTCCGGTCGAGCAGTCCACGTCGACGGTGTTCGTCGAGATCGCTCCAAACCTCCTCTACTGGCTCCACACGTTGCAACTGGTCGTGCTGTTCAGTGCGGGGACGGCCCTCTTCTTCGAAGCCTGGCGAACCGGGGTCGCCTCGCGCTATTCCCGCCTCTACACCATCGCCGGCACCGGAACGGTGCTCGCAATCGTCGGGAGTAACACCCTGATCCACGGCGGTCTGTCGATCGCCCCGCTCTCCGCGGCGTCGCTCACGACGGTGGGCTGGATCCAGGCAAATCGCGGCCATCCCCTCGACAAATATCGATCGTATCTGCCATCGTGA
- a CDS encoding MFS transporter, with protein sequence MDDNDRSIVGFVMVGHAMVHTYELSIPILMTIWLLEFSSTEAVLGVAAAIGYGLFGIGALPGGLLVDRFGARALITACLAGMGLSFMALSLAPGVVGVAVALALWGATASVYHPAGLTLISNGVEERGRGFAYHGMAGNVGIAGGPLLTAVLLLAFDWRLVAAGLAIPALVATGVGMTIEFDPTAAVEFADGGHQRRIPTSLAEFVSETRRLFSFGFLLVFVIVAFNGLYYRGVLTFLPDLLGDFLTAAIGDVRPGVFDPDSRLATEFDVSRYLYAGLLTVGIGGQYLGGRLTDAIEPDRGLVGMLTALTVIALLFVPAARAGLWGLLLVSFVLGFVLFAMQPLTQATIAKYSLVGSRGFSFGYTYLAIFGIGALGAAIVGTVLTYASVSVVFVVLAGFSAIGAVLAVSLVSGQ encoded by the coding sequence GTGGACGACAACGATCGGTCTATCGTCGGGTTCGTCATGGTCGGCCACGCGATGGTCCACACCTACGAGCTGTCGATTCCGATTTTGATGACGATCTGGCTGCTGGAGTTCTCGTCCACCGAGGCGGTGCTGGGCGTCGCGGCCGCGATCGGCTACGGGCTGTTCGGCATCGGCGCACTCCCGGGCGGACTGCTGGTCGACCGGTTCGGCGCGCGGGCGTTGATCACCGCCTGTCTCGCCGGGATGGGGCTCTCGTTTATGGCCTTGAGCCTCGCGCCGGGGGTCGTCGGTGTGGCGGTCGCGTTGGCGCTCTGGGGAGCCACAGCGAGTGTCTACCATCCCGCAGGCCTCACGCTCATCAGCAACGGCGTCGAGGAACGCGGCCGGGGGTTCGCCTATCACGGGATGGCCGGGAACGTCGGCATCGCTGGCGGCCCGCTTCTGACCGCCGTCCTGCTGCTCGCGTTCGACTGGCGGCTCGTGGCGGCCGGCCTCGCGATCCCGGCCCTGGTTGCCACTGGCGTCGGCATGACTATCGAGTTCGATCCGACCGCGGCGGTCGAGTTCGCCGACGGCGGTCACCAGCGACGGATACCGACGTCGCTCGCCGAGTTCGTCAGCGAGACGCGACGCCTGTTCTCCTTCGGCTTTCTGCTGGTCTTCGTCATCGTCGCGTTCAACGGGCTGTACTACCGCGGTGTTCTGACGTTCCTCCCGGATCTCCTCGGCGACTTCCTCACGGCGGCCATCGGCGACGTCCGGCCCGGCGTGTTCGATCCTGACAGCCGGCTCGCTACGGAGTTCGACGTCTCCCGGTATCTCTACGCCGGGCTGTTGACGGTCGGCATCGGCGGGCAGTATCTGGGGGGCCGGCTCACGGACGCGATCGAACCCGACCGCGGGCTGGTCGGGATGCTGACCGCCCTTACCGTCATCGCGTTGCTGTTCGTTCCCGCCGCCCGGGCGGGTCTCTGGGGACTGCTCCTCGTCAGTTTCGTGCTCGGCTTCGTCCTGTTCGCTATGCAACCGCTCACGCAGGCGACGATCGCGAAGTACTCGCTCGTGGGATCTCGGGGGTTCTCGTTCGGCTACACGTACCTCGCTATCTTCGGGATCGGGGCCCTCGGTGCGGCGATCGTCGGGACGGTACTCACCTACGCGTCGGTGTCGGTCGTGTTCGTCGTGCTCGCGGGCTTTTCGGCGATAGGGGCCGTTCTCGCGGTCTCGCTCGTGTCGGGTCAGTAG
- a CDS encoding DUF1616 domain-containing protein, with product MVDRRSLRLLLPRPLRALPADLVAMLLVTALVNVAVFTPGVRETPFRVPLGLAFVLFVPGYVFIAALFPEAGESPTADPEQPRHESDATVLTSLRSGIDGIERVALAFGLSIAITPLIGLVLNFTPWGIRLSPIMVAMTVFTLVATAIAAHRRWQLPADERFAVPYREWYRAGRAELLEPESRLDAALNVVLVASIVLAVGTVTFAIVAPPAGEQFSAIYILTEDDDGDLVADGYPTEFVQGESAEIVVGVDNHEHDPTEYTVVVLEQATEQRPNETATTGPGGNDSAVNETIVTEQRELDRFETQLAHNESWHRSHEIEPTLTGDDIRIVWLLFPGGDVPADPSIDDTEYYVHLWVSVDESTDGSRR from the coding sequence ATGGTCGATCGACGGTCGCTCCGGTTGCTTCTCCCCCGACCGCTCCGGGCGCTCCCGGCGGATCTCGTGGCGATGCTCCTCGTGACGGCGCTCGTCAACGTCGCCGTCTTCACACCGGGGGTTCGCGAGACGCCGTTCCGCGTGCCACTCGGCCTCGCGTTCGTGTTGTTCGTGCCGGGCTACGTCTTCATCGCGGCCCTGTTTCCCGAAGCGGGAGAGTCGCCGACTGCCGACCCGGAGCAACCCCGCCACGAATCGGACGCGACCGTACTCACGTCGTTGCGCTCGGGAATCGACGGCATCGAGCGCGTCGCGCTGGCGTTCGGTCTGAGTATCGCGATCACGCCGCTGATCGGTCTCGTCCTCAACTTCACCCCGTGGGGCATCCGGCTGTCCCCGATCATGGTCGCGATGACGGTGTTTACGCTGGTCGCGACGGCGATCGCCGCCCACCGTCGGTGGCAACTCCCCGCCGACGAGCGGTTCGCCGTCCCGTACCGCGAGTGGTACCGCGCGGGCCGTGCGGAACTGCTCGAACCCGAATCGCGCCTCGACGCCGCCCTGAACGTGGTGCTCGTGGCGTCGATCGTCCTCGCCGTCGGGACGGTCACGTTCGCGATCGTCGCCCCGCCGGCGGGCGAGCAGTTCTCGGCGATCTACATCCTGACCGAAGACGACGACGGCGACCTCGTCGCCGACGGGTATCCGACCGAATTCGTCCAGGGCGAGAGCGCCGAGATCGTCGTCGGGGTCGACAATCACGAGCACGACCCGACGGAATACACGGTCGTCGTCCTGGAGCAGGCCACCGAACAGCGACCTAACGAAACGGCCACAACCGGGCCCGGCGGGAACGACTCGGCGGTCAACGAGACGATCGTCACCGAGCAGCGCGAACTCGATCGATTCGAAACGCAACTCGCGCACAACGAGTCCTGGCACCGCTCTCACGAAATCGAACCGACGCTGACGGGCGACGATATCCGCATCGTCTGGCTCCTGTTCCCCGGCGGGGACGTGCCGGCCGACCCGTCGATCGACGATACCGAGTATTACGTCCACCTCTGGGTGTCCGTCGACGAGTCGACCGACGGCTCGCGGCGGTGA